In Ananas comosus cultivar F153 linkage group 10, ASM154086v1, whole genome shotgun sequence, the following proteins share a genomic window:
- the LOC109716771 gene encoding probable WRKY transcription factor 72 isoform X1 — protein MEVVMKKAAFKEEIKDVELMGDEDNGELRRENVMINRDIRRSSSPANKVLSFSKQVPPTISRERSPMDNSIKPSPADTKVNSITQLDRLEMTKAEMGEVREENERLKMILARIVKDYQSLHVQFLDIFQQDQAKKLPNDTSTNLDDHIEDQELVSLSLGTSSSGQKKEDKLISVSKNKEYDEPNGGGLTLGLECKFEGSSGDKHEVPMTNVSSDNSFEEAKEVEAGEPWPPSKIFKNIRSGEDEVLQQPQVKKARVSVRARCDAPTMSDGCQWRKYGQKIAKGNPCPRAYYRCTVAPGCPVRKQVQRCAQDTSILITTYEGTHNHPLPISATAMASTTSAAASMLMSGSSASSPAIGSHTAASAAATTTLNGLKFSLADPSKTNQLIYFPTPSLSSAASHPTITLDLTAPSSSSSSSASQPSFFSTFSSNPNPRFSPTGFNFSTSETGSTTATLPPSWTSGYLSYASPLHIKSPIGCLNLGSKAQDLSYQSCMQKIANPSAASPGQNSLTDTIAKAITADPSFRSALATAITSYVGAQGGPGDGRAQGLKWGDQLGSGGPIGGSGCASSYLTNSGSPASKPGQHGSLLLPQPTLGFASSKSSTSASAFPVENMKNIN, from the exons ATGGAGGTGGTGATGAAAAAAGCTGCTTTTAAAGAGGAGATAAAGGATGTGGAACTGATGGGTGATGAAGATAATGGAGAG TTAAGAAGAGAAAACGTAATGATCAATCGAGACATTCGAAGATCATCTTCCCCAGCCAACAAGGTTTTGAGCTTTAGCAAACAG GTTCCTCCTACAATCTCAAGAGAAAGATCGCCCATGGACAACTCCATAAAACCATCTCCTGCAGATACGAAGGTCAACTCAATTACTCAG TTGGACCGACTTGAAATGACAAAGGCGGAAATGGGTGAAGTGAGAGAAGAGAATGAAAGGTTGAAGATGATCTTAGCAAGAATCGTTAAGGACTACCAATCTCTCCATGTGCAATTCCTAGACATTTTCCAACAAGATCAAGCGAAAAAGCTACCAAACGACACTTCTACCAATCTAGATGATCATATAGAGGACCAAGAACTTGTTTCTTTGAGCCTTGGAACAAGCTCAAGTGgccaaaagaaagaagataagCTAATAAGTGTGAGTAAAAACAAAGAATATGATGAACCAAATGGAGGTGGCCTTACTCTTGGTTTGGAATGCAAGTTTGAAGGGTCTAGTGGTGATAAACATGAAGTTCCCATGACGAACGTAAGCTCCGATAATAGCTTTGAGGAGGCAAAAGAAGTGGAAGCTGGAGAGCCATGGCCGCCAAGCAAGATATTTAAGAATATTCGAAGTGGAGAGGATGAAGTGTTGCAACAACCTCAAGTTAAGAAAGCTAGGGTTTCAGTGAGAGCAAGATGTGACGCACCAACG ATGAGTGATGGATGCCAATGGAGAAAATATGGACAAAAGATCGCGAAAGGAAATCCATGCCCGCGTGCATACTATCGTTGCACGGTTGCGCCTGGATGCCCTGTGAGAAAGCAG GTGcaaagatgtgcacaagacaCATCCATACTGATCACCACTTATGAGGGGACCCACAACCACCCTCTTCCGATCTCCGCCACCGCGATGGCGTCCACGacgtccgccgccgcctccatgCTCATGTctggctcctccgcctcctccccggCTATCGGATCCCACACCGCAGCCTCCGCGGCAGCCACCACCACTCTCAATGGCCTCAAATTCAGCTTAGCAGACCCTTCCAAGACAAACCAGTTGATCTACTTCCccaccccttctctctcttcagCAGCTTCTCACCCTACAATCACACTAGACCTCACtgcaccatcatcatcatcatcttcttcggCCTCCCAACCCTCCTTCTTCTCTACGTTCTcctctaaccctaaccctagattcTCCCCAACAGGCTTTAACTTCTCCACCTCAGAGACTGGGAGTACCACTGCCACCTTACCACCTTCTTGGACCAGTGGATACTTAAGCTATGCAAGCCCACTACACATCAAAAGCCCAATAGGCTGTTTAAACCTGGGTAGTAAAGCCCAGGATCTTTCTTATCAATCCTGCATGCAGAAGATCGCGAATCCAAGCGCGGCGAGCCCGGGCCAGAATTCGTTGACCGACACGATCGCAAAGGCGATCACGGCCGACCCGAGCTTCCGGTCGGCATTGGCAACGGCGATCACGTCTTACGTCGGAGCCCAAGGTGGGCCCGGAGATGGTAGGGCCCAAGGGCTGAAATGGGGTGACCAATTGGGCTCTGGTGGACCGATCGGGGGCAGCGGGTGCGCGTCGAGCTACTTGACTAACTCGGGCTCGCCCGCTTCGAAACCGGGCCAACATGGGAGCCTGCTGTTGCCCCAGCCCACTTTAGGATTTGCTAGCTCAAAGAGTAGtacttctgcttctgctttcccagtagaaaatatgaaaaatataaattga
- the LOC109716771 gene encoding probable WRKY transcription factor 72 isoform X2 has translation MEVVMKKAAFKEEIKDVELMGDEDNGEVPPTISRERSPMDNSIKPSPADTKVNSITQLDRLEMTKAEMGEVREENERLKMILARIVKDYQSLHVQFLDIFQQDQAKKLPNDTSTNLDDHIEDQELVSLSLGTSSSGQKKEDKLISVSKNKEYDEPNGGGLTLGLECKFEGSSGDKHEVPMTNVSSDNSFEEAKEVEAGEPWPPSKIFKNIRSGEDEVLQQPQVKKARVSVRARCDAPTMSDGCQWRKYGQKIAKGNPCPRAYYRCTVAPGCPVRKQVQRCAQDTSILITTYEGTHNHPLPISATAMASTTSAAASMLMSGSSASSPAIGSHTAASAAATTTLNGLKFSLADPSKTNQLIYFPTPSLSSAASHPTITLDLTAPSSSSSSSASQPSFFSTFSSNPNPRFSPTGFNFSTSETGSTTATLPPSWTSGYLSYASPLHIKSPIGCLNLGSKAQDLSYQSCMQKIANPSAASPGQNSLTDTIAKAITADPSFRSALATAITSYVGAQGGPGDGRAQGLKWGDQLGSGGPIGGSGCASSYLTNSGSPASKPGQHGSLLLPQPTLGFASSKSSTSASAFPVENMKNIN, from the exons ATGGAGGTGGTGATGAAAAAAGCTGCTTTTAAAGAGGAGATAAAGGATGTGGAACTGATGGGTGATGAAGATAATGGAGAG GTTCCTCCTACAATCTCAAGAGAAAGATCGCCCATGGACAACTCCATAAAACCATCTCCTGCAGATACGAAGGTCAACTCAATTACTCAG TTGGACCGACTTGAAATGACAAAGGCGGAAATGGGTGAAGTGAGAGAAGAGAATGAAAGGTTGAAGATGATCTTAGCAAGAATCGTTAAGGACTACCAATCTCTCCATGTGCAATTCCTAGACATTTTCCAACAAGATCAAGCGAAAAAGCTACCAAACGACACTTCTACCAATCTAGATGATCATATAGAGGACCAAGAACTTGTTTCTTTGAGCCTTGGAACAAGCTCAAGTGgccaaaagaaagaagataagCTAATAAGTGTGAGTAAAAACAAAGAATATGATGAACCAAATGGAGGTGGCCTTACTCTTGGTTTGGAATGCAAGTTTGAAGGGTCTAGTGGTGATAAACATGAAGTTCCCATGACGAACGTAAGCTCCGATAATAGCTTTGAGGAGGCAAAAGAAGTGGAAGCTGGAGAGCCATGGCCGCCAAGCAAGATATTTAAGAATATTCGAAGTGGAGAGGATGAAGTGTTGCAACAACCTCAAGTTAAGAAAGCTAGGGTTTCAGTGAGAGCAAGATGTGACGCACCAACG ATGAGTGATGGATGCCAATGGAGAAAATATGGACAAAAGATCGCGAAAGGAAATCCATGCCCGCGTGCATACTATCGTTGCACGGTTGCGCCTGGATGCCCTGTGAGAAAGCAG GTGcaaagatgtgcacaagacaCATCCATACTGATCACCACTTATGAGGGGACCCACAACCACCCTCTTCCGATCTCCGCCACCGCGATGGCGTCCACGacgtccgccgccgcctccatgCTCATGTctggctcctccgcctcctccccggCTATCGGATCCCACACCGCAGCCTCCGCGGCAGCCACCACCACTCTCAATGGCCTCAAATTCAGCTTAGCAGACCCTTCCAAGACAAACCAGTTGATCTACTTCCccaccccttctctctcttcagCAGCTTCTCACCCTACAATCACACTAGACCTCACtgcaccatcatcatcatcatcttcttcggCCTCCCAACCCTCCTTCTTCTCTACGTTCTcctctaaccctaaccctagattcTCCCCAACAGGCTTTAACTTCTCCACCTCAGAGACTGGGAGTACCACTGCCACCTTACCACCTTCTTGGACCAGTGGATACTTAAGCTATGCAAGCCCACTACACATCAAAAGCCCAATAGGCTGTTTAAACCTGGGTAGTAAAGCCCAGGATCTTTCTTATCAATCCTGCATGCAGAAGATCGCGAATCCAAGCGCGGCGAGCCCGGGCCAGAATTCGTTGACCGACACGATCGCAAAGGCGATCACGGCCGACCCGAGCTTCCGGTCGGCATTGGCAACGGCGATCACGTCTTACGTCGGAGCCCAAGGTGGGCCCGGAGATGGTAGGGCCCAAGGGCTGAAATGGGGTGACCAATTGGGCTCTGGTGGACCGATCGGGGGCAGCGGGTGCGCGTCGAGCTACTTGACTAACTCGGGCTCGCCCGCTTCGAAACCGGGCCAACATGGGAGCCTGCTGTTGCCCCAGCCCACTTTAGGATTTGCTAGCTCAAAGAGTAGtacttctgcttctgctttcccagtagaaaatatgaaaaatataaattga
- the LOC109716774 gene encoding SNF1-related protein kinase regulatory subunit gamma-1-like, which yields MAQQDGVQLRMPSCDAYFDRIQSKKKLPHSLQESLTSSFARIPVSSFPLVPCGKVIEISADTTTVEAIRVLSEHNILAAPVTNPHEITSTEWKEHYLGIIDYPAIILWVLESAELAAAALTAGSATAAGVGAGALGALGVGAVAMGATGPLAVAGLTVAAIGAAVAGGLAAESGMAKDAPAAADSLGDDFYKVLLQEEPFKSTTVKSILQSFHSAPFIPVAQDSSMLTVLLLLSKYRLKNVPVIEDGKPYVKNFITQSAVVQGLNKCKGCNWFDFIAARPLSDFGLPFMSCDEVISIKSDELILEAFKRMKDNQIGGLPVTEGTTKKLVGSVSIRDIRFLLLKPRLFSDFRHLTVLDFIKTITSAETELANTMANPATCAPTTCLGSVIESLASRSAHRIYVVEGTDQEIVGVVTLRDVISCFVYEPSDHFNDYFKYKTKEALNW from the exons ATGGCCCAGCAAGATGGAGTACAATTAAGAATGCCAAGCTGTGATGCTTATTTTGACAGAATCCAATCTAAGAAAAAGCTGCCGCATTCTTTGCAAGAATCCTTGACCTCTTCATTTGCTAGAATTCCGGTCTCTTCTTTCCCTCTCGTTCCCTGCGGCAAAG TAATTGAAATTTCGGCAGACACGACCACTGTGGAGGCAATCCGAGTTTTATCTGAGCATAACATACTTGCTGCTCCTGTAACAAACCCACATGAAATCACCAGTACTGAATGGAAAGAACATTATCTTGGAATTATAGACTACCCCGCAATAATTCTTTGGGTGTTGGAAAGTGCAGAGCTTGCTGCTGCCGCACTAACAGCGGGCTCAGCAACAGCTGCTGGTGTCGGTGCAGGTGCTCTTGGTGCCCTTGGTGTAGGGGCAGTGGCGATGGGGGCAACGGGTCCGCTTGCAGTGGCCGGGCTGACGGTTGCTGCAATTGGCGCGGCTGTTGCCGGAGGATTAGCTGCTGAAAGCGGCATGGCAAAAGatgctcctgctgctgctgatagTTTGGGGGATGATTTCTACAAAGTTCTCCTTCAGGAAGAGCCTTTCAAATCGAcgact GTAAAATCAATTCTCCAGTCATTCCACTCAGCACCTTTCATCCCTGTTGCTCAAGACAGTTCCATGCTAACTGTTTTGCTGTTACTCTCAAAGTATAGATTGAAGAATGTCCCTGTGATTGAAGATGGAAAGCCTTATGTTAAGAATTTTATCACCCAATCAGCAGTTGTGCAAGGCCTGAATAAATGCAAGGGATGCAACTGGTTCGATTTCATCGCTGCGCGTCCTCTTTCAGATTTTGGACTTCCTTTTATGTCATGCGATGAG GTTATTAGTATCAAGAGTGATGAGTTAATCCTCGAGGCTTTCAAGCGCATGAAGGACAACCAAATAGGAGGACTTCCGGTTACAGAGGGTAccacaaaaaaattagtaggtAGTGTGAGCATAAGAGACATCAGATTTCTGCTGCTTAAGCCAAGGCTCTTCTCTGATTTCAG GCATCTAACAGTGTTGGATTTCATAAAGACCATAACCTCAGCAGAAACAGAATTGGCAAACACAATGGCAAATCCAGCTACATGTGCACCTACTACTTGCCTGGGGAGTGTCATAGAGAGTTTGGCGTCGAGATCTGCTCACCGGATTTACGTAGTAGAGGGCACTGACCAAGAAATTGTTGGTGTTGTGACATTAAGAGATGTAATCTCTTGCTTCGTCTATGAACCATCCGATCACTTCAACGACTACTTTAAATATAAAACGAAGGAGGCACTGAATTGGTGA
- the LOC109716770 gene encoding probable LRR receptor-like serine/threonine-protein kinase At3g47570 — MEGFYLVFLINLLYVISTNSASSDFEHTAADRSSLLSFKSLVTDDPYKALSSWNDSLRYCKWRGVSCSRRHPERVAALELDSLLLAGPISPSLANLTFLQRISLSGNRFAGLVPKELGRLHRLQYLNLSVNSLYGTIPPSLGNCSNLQVISLRSNKLTGEIPSTLSLLSSLQVLTLRSNMLQGLIPSNLSQCLQLRVIDLRNNFIEGEIPSKLGSLRNLTQLVLGYNNLTGIIPTTLGNLGKLLILDLPFNSLTGSIPSSVGNLSSLLYFAVYNNNLSGLIPPSLGSLPLQTLDVSYNSLTGTIPSSLSNLSSLNGLSVARNNFYGLIPSYFGALLLLIHLDCSENNLSGEIPSSLGQLSSLVYLDLALNNLSGKIPSSLYNLSSMVSLAINSNQLEGTLPLDIGNVFPNLQVLLMYDNLLEGRVPASLSNASELGDVELGFNSFTGTIPSSFGILQSLYWLDISNNQLEANKPSDWNFIASLSNCTNLQVLDIGHNLLQGMIPTSIVNLSTGLDILALDNNQISGSVPTEIGKFINLTFLDMSANLLRGTIPAEIGQIRNLQLLDLSNNMISGEIPPTLGNLTEMNRLYLYINELEGTIPPTLGDMAILELLNLSNNKLSGSIPKEVMSLSSLSSFLDLSHNLLNDSLPLEVGSLINIREVDLSNNKLSGEIPSTIGECQTLESLYMEGNFFQGPIPSTFSNLRGLQELDLASNLLSGQIPEFLDEFPDLQYLNLSYNNFEGQVPITGVFKNVSAVSLSGNRKLCGGIPELHLPNCTSNASANKHHSHELKAILIPIGGVILFLTIFFCLVGSRKWIIHSRMKPLSMFSFKDPFVRVSYDGLFRATNGFSSTNLIGTGSFGSVYKGDMKHENATIVAVKVLNLQQHGASKSFTSECEALRSIRHRNLVKVLTSCSSLDHQGNDFKALVYAYMPNGNLEEWLHPNACKNRPFRSLSLIQRLNIAIDIASALEYLHHHGSTPIVHCDLKPSNVLLDDDMTAHVGDFGLAKFLVQYQDESSQQSISTTGIKGSIGYIPPEYGMGGQASILGDVYSYGILLLELFTGISPIDNKFKEGLSLHMYAQMAFPEQVMDIVDNRMFSVEDNINIKEDDDRIIYQEESVRDCLVSVIKYGLICSSAPPKDRLEMTEVAKELNEAKGKFLRTKNPNEARSRPRTLN, encoded by the exons ATGGAAGGGTTCTATCTTGTCTTCCTCATCAATCTGCTCTATGTGATCTCAACCAACTCCGCCTCCTCTGATTTTGAACATACTGCAGCCGATCGGTCCTCGCTCCTGTCCTTTAAGTCACTCGTAACCGACGATCCTTATAAAGCGCTCTCTTCGTGGAATGACTCTCTCCGTTATTGCAAATGGCGCGGCGTCTCCTGCAGCCGCCGCCATCCAGAACGAGTCGCGGCCCTCGAACTCGACTCTCTTCTCCTAGCTGGTCCTATCTCGCCCTCCTTAGCCAACCTCACCTTCCTCCAAAGGATCAGCCTTTCGGGCAACCGATTCGCCGGACTCGTTCCTAAAGAGCTCGGTCGATTGCACCGGCTTCAGTACCTCAACTTGAGCGTGAATTCTCTTTATGGGACTATTCCGCCTTCCCTTGGAAATTGCTCCAATTTACAAGTCATTAGTTTGAGGAGCAACAAGCTCACAGGTGAGATCCCATCAACTCTGTCACTTCTTTCTAGTCTTCAGGTACTCACATTGCGAAGTAACATGCTACAAGGATTAATCCCTTCCAATCTCAGCCAATGTTTGCAACTTCGCGTGATCGATCTAAGGAATAACTTTATTGAAGGAGAGATCCCTAGCAAGCTCGGTTCTCTTCGAAATCTAACTCAACTGGTATTAGGCTACAATAATCTTACCGGAATCATCCCTACCACTCTGGGCAACCTTGGTAAACTATTAATACTTGATCTTCCTTTCAATAGCTTAACCGGGTCCATCCCAAGTTCAGTCGGAAACCTCTCTTCGCTACTCTATTTCGCTGTTTATAATAACAATCTATCAGGACTTATTCCTCCATCCTTAGGGAGCCTTCCTTTACAAACCCTCGATGTTTCGTACAATAGTCTTACGGGAACCATTCCGTCTTCTCTTTCCAATCTCTCCTCGTTGAACGGCCTTTCTGTCGCAAGAAACAATTTTTACGGCCTGATTCCTTCTTATTTCGGGGCACTTCTACTTCTCATTCATTTGGACTGCTCCGAGAACAATCTATCTGGAGAGATTCCGAGTTCATTAGGCCAACTTTCGTCTCTCGTATATCTCGACCTCGCGTTGAATAACCTATCAGGAAAGATACCATCCTCACTCTACAATCTCTCATCCATGGTGAGCTTAGCAATAAACAGTAATCAGCTAGAGGGAACTCTTCCTTTAGACATCGGAAATGTTTTCCCAAACCTTCAAGTCCTTCTCATGTATGATAATCTACTTGAGGGACGAGTTCCGGCTTCTTTGTCCAATGCTTCTGAGCTTGGAGATGTTGAGCTAGGATTCAACAGCTTCACCGGCACGATACCCTCAAGCTTCGGAATCTTGCAGAGTCTATATTGGCTTGATATCTCCAATAATCAACTAGAAGCTAATAAGCCTAGTGACTGGAATTTCATCGCTTCACTAAGCAATTGCACCAATCTCCAAGTATTGGATATAGGACATAATCTTCTTCAAGGCATGATACCGACCTCAATAGTTAACCTTTCGACGGGGCTCGACATTCTAGCTCTTGATAATAACCAAATATCAGGAAGTGTGCCTACTGAGATTGGGAAGTTCATCAATCTAACTTTCCTTGATATGAGTGCAAACCTTCTTCGAGGCACAATTCCTGCAGAAATTGGGCAAATCAGGAACTTGCAGCTCTTGGATCTGTCGAATAACATGATTTCAGGTGAAATTCCTCCGACCTTAGGAAACCTCACAGAAATGAACAGGCTTTATCTCTATATCAATGAGTTAGAAGGAACCATTCCGCCAACGTTAGGCGACATGGCAATATTAGAGTTGTTGAATCTTTCAAATAACAAGCTAAGTGGCAGCATTCCAAAAGAAGTAATGAGCCTTTCGTCGCTCTCAAGTTTTCTCGACTTGTCGCATAATCTTCTAAACGACTCATTACCATTGGAAGTTGGCAGTTTGATAAATATTAGGGAGGTCGATCTCTCAAATAACAAGCTATCTGGTGAAATTCCAAGCACCATTGGCGAATGCCAGACATTGGAAAGCCTTTACATGGAAGGGAACTTTTTTCAAGGACCGATTCCTTCCACCTTCAGTAACTTACGAGGACTTCAAGAACTCGATCTCGCGAGTAACTTATTGTCAGGCCAAATACCAGAATTCCTTGATGAGTTCCCCGATCTACAATACTTGAATCTCTCTTACAATAATTTTGAGGGCCAGGTACCAATTACAGGTGTTTTCAAGAATGTGAGTGCAGTCTCCCTCAGCGGAAACAGGAAGCTCTGTGGTGGAATTCCTGAGCTACACTTACCAAACTGCACATCAAATGCCTCTGCCAATAAACATCACTCTCACGAACTTAAGGCAATTCTCATTCCTATAGGTGGCGTAAttctatttttaactatattctTTTGCTTAGTTGGGAGCCGTAAATGGATAATACACTCCCGAATGAAACCATTATCAATGTTTTCCTTCAAAGATCCGTTCGTGAGAGTATCTTATGATGGGCTTTTCAGAGCTACTAATGGGTTCTCTTCAACTAATCTAATAGGCACAGGTAGTTTTGGATCGGTGTATAAAGGAGATATGAAGCATGAAAATGCCACCATTGTTGCTGTAAAAGTGCTGAACCTTCAGCAGCATGGGGCTTCCAAGAGCTTTACTTCTGAATGCGAAGCCCTAAGAAGCATCCGACACCGAAATCTCGTCAAAGTTTTAACTTCTTGCTCTAGTCTAGACCACCAAGGCAATGATTTTAAGGCACTAGTCTATGCTTACATGCCTAATGGTAATTTAGAAGAGTGGCTGCATCCAAATGCATGCAAGAATAGACCATTCAGAAGTCTAAGCCTTATCCAAAGGTTGAACATTGCCATCGACATAGCATCCGCATTGGAATATCTTCATCACCATGGGTCAACACCAATTGTTCATTGTGATCTTAAGCCTAGCAATGTTCTTTTGGACGATGACATGACGGCACATGTTGGGGATTTTGGGCTGGCGAAGTTTCTCGTGCAATACCAAGATGAATCATCTCAACAGTCAATTAGCACAACAGGAATCAAGGGATCCATCGGCTATATTCCTCCGG AGTATGGAATGGGCGGTCAAGCATCTATACTAGGAGATGTATATAGCTATGGTATTCTCCTGCTAGAATTGTTTACTGGAATAAGCCCTATCGACAACAAGTTTAAAGAAGGCTTAAGCCTTCATATGTATGCTCAAATGGCTTTTCCTGAACAAGTCATGGACATAGTAGACAACAGAATGTTCTCGGTAGAAGATAATATAAACATCAAGGAAGACGATGATAGAATAATTTATCAGGAAGAGAGTGTGCGAGATTGCTTAGTTTCAGTGATCAAATATGGGCTTATTTGCTCAAGTGCACCACCGAAAGATCGATTGGAGATGACGGAAGTTGCCAAGGAGCTCAATGAAGCAAAAGGTAAGTTTCTTAGAACTAAAAACCCAAACGAGGCTCGAAGTAGACCGAGGACTCTGAATTAG
- the LOC109716777 gene encoding probable WRKY transcription factor 50 produces MSFSHSSVLYGEYTPNVLPSCEFFPANAASENSHGAADFAAFDEGYYEQFASPTAAHGPEEPLAGGDCSPTADMIMNCGDEMKGMGVEIGSRIGFRTRSEVEILDDGFKWRKYGKKSVKNSPNPRNYYKCSSSGCGVKKRVERDRDDPSYVITTYEGVHNHLTPGFVICDHDSHCRMYPTLISHNNCSLF; encoded by the exons ATGTCGTTCTCTCACTCTTCTGTGTTGTATGGAGAATACACTCCCAATGTGTTACCAAGCTGTGAGTTTTTCCCCGCCAACGCCGCCTCCGAGAATTCGCACGGTGCCGCCGACTTTGCCGCTTTCGACGAAGGCTACTACGAGCAGTTCGCTTCGCCGACGGCCGCGCACGGCCCGGAAGAGCCTCTTGCTGGTGGTGATTGCAGCCCAACAGCTGATATGATAAT GAACTGTGGGGATGAGATGAAGGGGATGGGGGTGGAAATTGGGAGCAGGATTGGGTTCAGAACAAGATCAGAGGTAGAGATTTTGGATGATGGATTCAAATGGAGGAAGTATGGGAAAAAATCAGTTAAAAACAGCCCCAATCCAAG GAATTATTACAAGTGTTCGAGCAGCGGCTGCGGAGTGAAGAAGAGAGTCGAAAGGGACCGCGACGACCCGAGCTACGTGATCACCACCTACGAAGGGGTGCACAACCATCTCACACCCGGATTCGTCATCTGCGATCATGACTCTCACTGCAGGATGTACCCGACGTTGATTTCTCACAACAATTGCTCGCTTTTTTGA